A single genomic interval of Clostridium facile harbors:
- the era gene encoding GTPase Era produces MIDTRSAFIAIVGKPNVGKSSLLNALTGHKIAIVTNRPQTTRTRITGVLTKGQTQFVFIDTPGLLKAKNKLGEKMVKTVKDSVADVDAAVLVVEPTGEVNKAELDLIEGFRSRKLPAILAVNKIDLVEPKEKLIERIAKFTHLYDFSAVVPISALQEDGVDILLQEMEQFSMESVHFFPDDAVTDQPERVLAGEMLREKILLNMRDEIPHGTAVSIERFQERGDILHIDATIFCERDSHKGMIIGKGGNMLKKIASEARRELEDFFQIQVNLQCWVKVKENWRNREGVMRSLGFE; encoded by the coding sequence ATGATCGATACACGTTCCGCATTTATTGCGATTGTAGGAAAACCAAATGTAGGGAAGTCTTCCCTGTTAAATGCTTTAACAGGCCATAAAATCGCGATTGTTACTAATCGCCCCCAAACCACACGTACCCGCATTACTGGTGTGCTGACAAAAGGACAGACACAGTTTGTATTTATTGATACCCCCGGCTTATTAAAAGCAAAAAATAAACTAGGGGAAAAGATGGTAAAGACCGTAAAAGACAGTGTTGCTGATGTGGATGCTGCTGTTTTGGTGGTGGAGCCAACTGGAGAGGTCAACAAGGCGGAACTGGATTTAATCGAAGGGTTCCGTTCCCGCAAACTGCCTGCTATTTTGGCGGTGAATAAAATTGACCTGGTAGAGCCAAAAGAAAAATTAATTGAACGGATTGCGAAATTTACACATCTTTACGATTTTTCCGCTGTCGTGCCGATTTCTGCCCTGCAAGAGGATGGGGTTGATATTCTGCTCCAGGAAATGGAACAATTTTCTATGGAAAGCGTCCATTTCTTTCCAGATGATGCTGTGACCGACCAGCCAGAACGTGTTTTAGCTGGGGAAATGCTGCGGGAAAAAATCCTGTTGAATATGCGGGATGAAATTCCCCATGGTACAGCGGTTTCGATTGAACGATTTCAGGAACGGGGCGATATTTTACATATTGATGCAACCATTTTCTGTGAGCGAGATAGCCACAAAGGAATGATTATTGGAAAAGGCGGAAATATGCTGAAAAAAATCGCCAGCGAAGCCAGGAGGGAATTGGAAGATTTCTTCCAGATCCAGGTAAATCTGCAATGCTGGGTCAAAGTAAAAGAAAACTGGCGCAACCGGGAAGGTGTTATGCGCAGTTTAGGGTTTGAATAA
- a CDS encoding restriction endonuclease, whose amino-acid sequence MKYFTDVPAQHEMMCELFQAMKELGGSGSLHEIDEKTIELLNISPEILEVKHSSSNKTEIEYRLAWTRSYLKKVGILENSLRGVWSLTAKGQELEEIDPVEIVLQVHKMLRLKKQPDPEYPEQEEIENEGLAVPDEIQDWRDQLKNLLFQLKPDAFERLTQRILRESGFVQVKVTGKTGDGGVDGTGIIKLNGMISFHMIFQCKRYTGTVPSKEIRDFRGAMQGRADKGLFITTGRFSSSAIQEANRPGTTPIDLMDGDDLVEKLKELQLGVLPVTDYIIDESWFLSI is encoded by the coding sequence ATGAAATATTTTACTGATGTACCTGCACAACACGAAATGATGTGTGAATTATTTCAGGCGATGAAAGAGTTAGGCGGTTCTGGCAGCCTTCACGAAATTGACGAAAAGACGATCGAATTGCTAAATATCTCACCGGAAATTCTGGAAGTAAAGCACAGTAGCAGCAATAAAACTGAGATTGAATATCGTCTGGCTTGGACCAGGTCTTATCTGAAAAAAGTAGGGATTTTGGAAAATTCCCTCCGTGGGGTGTGGTCATTAACCGCAAAAGGCCAGGAATTGGAAGAAATAGACCCAGTGGAGATTGTACTACAGGTACATAAAATGTTGCGATTAAAAAAGCAGCCTGACCCAGAATATCCTGAACAGGAAGAAATAGAAAATGAAGGGTTAGCTGTACCAGATGAAATCCAGGATTGGCGTGACCAGTTAAAAAATCTTTTGTTCCAATTAAAACCCGATGCCTTTGAACGTTTAACCCAAAGAATCTTACGGGAATCCGGCTTTGTCCAGGTAAAAGTAACTGGAAAAACTGGAGACGGAGGCGTGGATGGTACTGGTATAATTAAACTAAACGGAATGATTAGTTTCCATATGATTTTCCAATGCAAACGGTATACAGGAACCGTCCCTTCCAAAGAAATCCGGGATTTCCGTGGAGCCATGCAGGGTCGTGCAGATAAAGGGCTGTTTATCACAACCGGACGTTTTTCTTCCTCCGCCATTCAGGAAGCCAACCGTCCAGGCACCACTCCAATCGACCTGATGGATGGCGACGATTTAGTAGAAAAACTAAAAGAATTACAACTTGGCGTCCTACCTGTTACCGATTATATTATAGACGAATCCTGGTTTTTATCAATATAG
- a CDS encoding diacylglycerol kinase family protein → MKFNNKEFKGLVKSFSYAFRGIWFCIKNERNMRIHITASVFVLAFSFIYGLTPNQYAILALTLGSVMMCELVNTAIEAVVNLTSDSYDNLARIAKDVAAGAVLLCAIAAVGVGIALFGNWDKLFATIQQIISTPWYIIGFALWLVLGIVFIFHGFRPKEHTDTVKIYRPKKSNTKMK, encoded by the coding sequence ATGAAATTTAATAACAAAGAATTCAAGGGGCTGGTAAAAAGTTTTTCGTATGCCTTCCGTGGAATTTGGTTTTGCATCAAAAACGAACGGAATATGCGGATTCATATTACCGCCTCTGTATTCGTTTTAGCCTTTTCCTTCATCTATGGTCTAACCCCAAACCAATATGCCATTTTGGCATTGACGCTGGGCAGCGTGATGATGTGTGAGCTTGTGAATACAGCAATTGAGGCAGTGGTAAATTTAACATCGGATTCCTATGATAACCTGGCACGGATTGCGAAGGATGTAGCCGCTGGGGCAGTATTGTTATGTGCTATTGCGGCTGTTGGCGTGGGAATTGCCTTGTTTGGAAATTGGGACAAGCTATTTGCTACCATCCAACAAATTATTTCAACACCTTGGTATATTATTGGATTTGCCTTATGGTTAGTACTTGGGATTGTATTTATCTTTCATGGGTTTCGGCCCAAAGAGCATACTGATACCGTCAAGATTTACCGTCCTAAAAAGTCCAATACAAAAATGAAATAG
- the ybeY gene encoding rRNA maturation RNase YbeY, with translation MQKVKVLISNKQNAVKIPSGIRLLIRRCCHAVLNYENFLEDAEVSVSFVDNSEIQTLNAEYRDKNAPTDVLSFPLGENGVYDKNPDGACMLGDIVISMEKAVEQARLYGHSLQREVAFLTVHSMFHLLGYDHEEGGLPAVQMREKEEKVLTNLGVARGASYVLTDEI, from the coding sequence ATGCAGAAAGTAAAAGTTCTCATAAGCAACAAACAAAACGCGGTTAAAATTCCAAGTGGGATCAGATTATTGATTCGCCGCTGTTGTCATGCTGTACTCAATTATGAGAATTTCCTGGAAGATGCAGAAGTAAGTGTTTCTTTTGTAGATAACAGTGAAATTCAAACATTAAATGCGGAGTATCGGGATAAGAACGCGCCAACTGATGTCCTATCATTCCCTTTAGGTGAAAACGGCGTGTACGATAAAAATCCAGATGGTGCCTGCATGCTGGGTGATATTGTGATTTCTATGGAAAAAGCGGTAGAACAGGCTCGCTTATATGGACATTCTTTACAGCGTGAAGTAGCTTTTTTAACGGTGCATTCTATGTTCCATCTGCTAGGGTACGACCATGAAGAAGGCGGCTTGCCTGCTGTGCAAATGCGTGAAAAAGAAGAAAAGGTACTTACAAATCTAGGTGTCGCACGTGGAGCAAGCTACGTATTAACGGATGAAATTTAA
- a CDS encoding PhoH family protein, translating into MLEQVINIDRMEHTLALFGSFDENIKLLQSEFHVTIMSRGSDIKVSGEVENVLLAQKAIEQMLVALNRGETLNEQNVRYIISMVKEGKAESLTQLVTDCICITSKGKPVKVKTLGQKNYTEAIKNNTITLSVGPAGTGKTYLAVAMAVRAFRANEINRIILTRPAVEAGEKLGFLPGDLQNKVDPYLRPLYDALFDMMGAEHFQRYLERGNIEVAPLAYMRGRTLDDSFIILDEAQNTTSEQMKMFLTRLGFNSKIVITGDVTQIDLPDRHKSGLIEATKVLKGIEDIAIVRFTDKDVVRHKLVQDIVRAYDQYYKEDKKGHAESKSSHKQQTKRG; encoded by the coding sequence ATGCTGGAACAAGTTATCAATATCGATCGAATGGAACATACTTTGGCATTGTTCGGTAGCTTTGATGAGAATATTAAATTGCTGCAATCTGAGTTTCATGTTACAATCATGAGCAGAGGTAGTGATATTAAGGTATCCGGTGAGGTAGAAAATGTTCTTTTAGCGCAAAAAGCGATTGAACAAATGCTGGTTGCCTTAAATCGTGGGGAAACATTAAACGAACAAAACGTGCGTTATATTATTTCCATGGTGAAAGAAGGCAAGGCGGAAAGCCTGACCCAGCTGGTGACAGATTGTATTTGTATTACCTCAAAAGGAAAGCCAGTTAAAGTAAAAACGCTGGGCCAGAAAAATTACACTGAAGCAATAAAGAACAACACAATTACACTGAGTGTTGGTCCTGCGGGTACAGGAAAAACCTATTTGGCTGTGGCAATGGCGGTGCGCGCCTTCCGCGCCAACGAGATAAACCGGATTATTTTAACCCGGCCCGCTGTAGAGGCAGGGGAAAAGCTGGGGTTTCTTCCTGGAGATTTACAAAATAAAGTTGACCCTTATTTGCGCCCACTATATGATGCTCTCTTTGATATGATGGGCGCGGAACATTTCCAACGGTATTTAGAACGCGGCAATATTGAAGTAGCCCCTTTAGCTTATATGCGCGGTAGAACATTGGACGACAGCTTTATTATTTTGGATGAAGCGCAAAATACTACATCAGAACAAATGAAAATGTTTTTAACCCGCTTAGGGTTTAACTCAAAAATTGTCATCACAGGGGATGTTACCCAAATTGACCTTCCAGATCGGCATAAGTCTGGTTTGATTGAGGCAACAAAAGTTTTAAAAGGGATCGAGGATATTGCAATTGTCCGGTTTACTGATAAAGATGTTGTGCGTCATAAATTAGTACAGGATATTGTAAGAGCCTATGACCAATACTATAAGGAGGATAAAAAAGGCCATGCAGAAAGTAAAAGTTCTCATAAGCAACAAACAAAACGCGGTTAA
- the pyrB gene encoding aspartate carbamoyltransferase, whose product MKHLIDLDDFSIQELDQIVHKAVEIEAHPEAYYGKLSGKILGTLFYEPSTRTQMSFQTAMLKLGGQIIGFDNPQTSSVSKGENLKDTVKVISNYADVIAIRHPSEGAAKAASLVAECPIINAGDGGHLHPTQTLTDLVTLMHEKGHLDHLTIGLCGDLKFGRTVHSLIKAMIHYPGNKFILISTKELTIPDYMKKIILNSNCEYEEISTLEEALPKLDVLYMTRIQRERFESKEEYLKQKDVYRLDTQKMRLAPEDLCILHPLPRVDEIEIAVDDDPRAVYFKQANHGVYARMSLILHILEQNTQTSIKGEIYPEKICSNSRCITQSETYLKRYFYRDKDGVMCCSYCDAHE is encoded by the coding sequence ATGAAACATTTAATTGACCTTGATGATTTTTCGATCCAGGAACTGGATCAAATTGTCCACAAGGCAGTGGAAATCGAAGCTCATCCAGAAGCGTATTATGGAAAATTATCTGGAAAAATTTTGGGAACATTATTCTATGAGCCTTCTACTAGAACACAGATGTCTTTCCAGACCGCGATGTTAAAACTGGGCGGGCAGATTATTGGGTTTGACAACCCCCAAACCTCTTCTGTTTCCAAAGGTGAAAATTTAAAGGATACGGTAAAAGTAATCAGCAACTACGCTGATGTAATCGCGATCCGTCATCCTTCCGAAGGCGCCGCAAAAGCGGCTTCATTAGTGGCAGAGTGCCCAATTATCAATGCAGGCGATGGAGGGCATCTCCACCCAACCCAAACGTTAACCGATTTGGTAACCTTAATGCACGAAAAAGGGCATTTGGACCATCTGACAATTGGATTATGCGGGGATTTAAAATTCGGGCGTACAGTCCATTCTCTCATCAAAGCGATGATCCATTACCCTGGCAATAAATTTATTTTAATTTCCACCAAAGAATTGACGATTCCTGATTACATGAAAAAAATCATCCTCAATTCCAACTGTGAATACGAAGAAATTTCTACATTAGAAGAAGCACTTCCAAAACTGGATGTATTGTATATGACCCGGATTCAACGGGAACGGTTTGAATCCAAAGAAGAATATTTGAAACAAAAAGATGTATACCGGTTGGATACCCAGAAAATGCGTTTGGCTCCAGAGGACCTTTGCATTCTCCATCCATTGCCAAGAGTGGATGAGATTGAAATCGCTGTGGATGATGATCCAAGGGCTGTTTATTTTAAGCAGGCAAACCATGGCGTGTATGCCCGTATGTCCTTAATTCTGCATATTTTGGAACAAAATACGCAAACAAGTATCAAAGGAGAAATTTATCCTGAAAAAATTTGTTCTAACTCACGGTGTATTACTCAAAGTGAAACTTATTTAAAACGTTATTTTTACCGCGATAAAGATGGCGTTATGTGTTGTTCTTATTGTGATGCCCATGAGTAG